Proteins from a single region of Syngnathus scovelli strain Florida chromosome 7, RoL_Ssco_1.2, whole genome shotgun sequence:
- the srsf7a gene encoding serine and arginine rich splicing factor 7a isoform X1, whose product MSSYYSSSRSSSRATDCKVYVGDLGNGAAKGELERAFSYYGPLRTVWVARNPPGFAFVEFEDPRDAEDAVKGMDGKLLCGSRVRVEMSTGMSRKGRGRPSRRQFDPNDRCYQCGDRGHYAYDCYRFSKRGGGRRSSRSRSRSRSRSRSRSRGRRYRSRSHSRSHSRSRSRRRSPSYSRRRSRSGSPARSKSRTPIRSRSRSRSRSRSAPRGRSASRSRSRSPSANHKRNSVCWELRTALTLQLIPGPGSASWRCVHPAGG is encoded by the exons ATGTCGTCCTACTATTCGTCATCCCGTAGTTCGTCACGGGCCACTGACTGCAAAGTCTATGTGGGTGACCTGGGCAATGGTGCTGCCAAGGGGGAGTTGGAGCGGGCCTTCAGCTACTACGGTCCACTGAGGACCGTCTGGGTGGCCAGGAACCCACCGGGGTTTGCTTTTGTTGAGTTTGAGGACCCAAGAGATGCTGAGGATGCCGTGAAAGGCATGGATGGAAA GCTCCTGTGCGGCTCACGGGTACGTGTTGAGATGTCAACGGGCATGTCCAGAAAGGGCCGTGGACGCCCCAGCCGGCGCCAATTCGACCCGAACGACCGCTGCTACCAGTGTGGGGACCGCGGCCATTACGCCTATGACTGCTACCGCTTCAGCAAGCGAGGAGGAGGCCGTCGTAGCAG CAGGTCTCGTTCCCGCTCTCGGTCACGATCCAGGTCCCGTTCTCGTGGACGTCGCTACCGATCTCGTTCTCACTCTCGCAGCCATAGCCGCAGCAG GAGCCGTCGCCGCTCTCCATCCTACTCAAGGCGCAGAAGCAG GTCTGGCTCCCCGGCCCGCTCCAAGTCCAGGACTCCGATAAGAAG TCGCTCCAGGTCTCGTTCTCGGTCCAGATCCGCACCAAGAGGGCGCTCCGCTTCCCGTTCTCGCTCTCGATCACCCTCGGCCAATCACAAGAGGAACAG TGTGTGCTGGGAGCTGCGCACTGCGCTGACACTACAGCTGATCCCAGGCCCAGGGTCTGCCAGCTGGCGGTGTGTACATCCTGCGGGAGGGTGA
- the srsf7a gene encoding serine and arginine rich splicing factor 7a isoform X3 yields the protein MSSYYSSSRSSSRATDCKVYVGDLGNGAAKGELERAFSYYGPLRTVWVARNPPGFAFVEFEDPRDAEDAVKGMDGKLLCGSRVRVEMSTGMSRKGRGRPSRRQFDPNDRCYQCGDRGHYAYDCYRFSKRGGGRRSSRSRSRSRSRSRSRSRGRRYRSRSHSRSHSRSRSRRRSPSYSRRRSRSGSPARSKSRTPIRSRSRSRSRSRSAPRGRSASRSRSRSPSANHKRNSRSRSASQNRSPTPAGN from the exons ATGTCGTCCTACTATTCGTCATCCCGTAGTTCGTCACGGGCCACTGACTGCAAAGTCTATGTGGGTGACCTGGGCAATGGTGCTGCCAAGGGGGAGTTGGAGCGGGCCTTCAGCTACTACGGTCCACTGAGGACCGTCTGGGTGGCCAGGAACCCACCGGGGTTTGCTTTTGTTGAGTTTGAGGACCCAAGAGATGCTGAGGATGCCGTGAAAGGCATGGATGGAAA GCTCCTGTGCGGCTCACGGGTACGTGTTGAGATGTCAACGGGCATGTCCAGAAAGGGCCGTGGACGCCCCAGCCGGCGCCAATTCGACCCGAACGACCGCTGCTACCAGTGTGGGGACCGCGGCCATTACGCCTATGACTGCTACCGCTTCAGCAAGCGAGGAGGAGGCCGTCGTAGCAG CAGGTCTCGTTCCCGCTCTCGGTCACGATCCAGGTCCCGTTCTCGTGGACGTCGCTACCGATCTCGTTCTCACTCTCGCAGCCATAGCCGCAGCAG GAGCCGTCGCCGCTCTCCATCCTACTCAAGGCGCAGAAGCAG GTCTGGCTCCCCGGCCCGCTCCAAGTCCAGGACTCCGATAAGAAG TCGCTCCAGGTCTCGTTCTCGGTCCAGATCCGCACCAAGAGGGCGCTCCGCTTCCCGTTCTCGCTCTCGATCACCCTCGGCCAATCACAAGAGGAACAG tcgTTCCCGTTCAGCAAGTCAAAACCGAAGTCCAACACCGGCCGGCAACTGA
- the srsf7a gene encoding serine and arginine rich splicing factor 7a isoform X2: MSSYYSSSRSSSRATDCKVYVGDLGNGAAKGELERAFSYYGPLRTVWVARNPPGFAFVEFEDPRDAEDAVKGMDGKLLCGSRVRVEMSTGMSRKGRGRPSRRQFDPNDRCYQCGDRGHYAYDCYRFSKRGGGRRSRSRSRSRSRSRSRSRGRRYRSRSHSRSHSRSRSRRRSPSYSRRRSRSGSPARSKSRTPIRSRSRSRSRSRSAPRGRSASRSRSRSPSANHKRNSVCWELRTALTLQLIPGPGSASWRCVHPAGG; this comes from the exons ATGTCGTCCTACTATTCGTCATCCCGTAGTTCGTCACGGGCCACTGACTGCAAAGTCTATGTGGGTGACCTGGGCAATGGTGCTGCCAAGGGGGAGTTGGAGCGGGCCTTCAGCTACTACGGTCCACTGAGGACCGTCTGGGTGGCCAGGAACCCACCGGGGTTTGCTTTTGTTGAGTTTGAGGACCCAAGAGATGCTGAGGATGCCGTGAAAGGCATGGATGGAAA GCTCCTGTGCGGCTCACGGGTACGTGTTGAGATGTCAACGGGCATGTCCAGAAAGGGCCGTGGACGCCCCAGCCGGCGCCAATTCGACCCGAACGACCGCTGCTACCAGTGTGGGGACCGCGGCCATTACGCCTATGACTGCTACCGCTTCAGCAAGCGAGGAGGAGGCCGTCGTAGCAG GTCTCGTTCCCGCTCTCGGTCACGATCCAGGTCCCGTTCTCGTGGACGTCGCTACCGATCTCGTTCTCACTCTCGCAGCCATAGCCGCAGCAG GAGCCGTCGCCGCTCTCCATCCTACTCAAGGCGCAGAAGCAG GTCTGGCTCCCCGGCCCGCTCCAAGTCCAGGACTCCGATAAGAAG TCGCTCCAGGTCTCGTTCTCGGTCCAGATCCGCACCAAGAGGGCGCTCCGCTTCCCGTTCTCGCTCTCGATCACCCTCGGCCAATCACAAGAGGAACAG TGTGTGCTGGGAGCTGCGCACTGCGCTGACACTACAGCTGATCCCAGGCCCAGGGTCTGCCAGCTGGCGGTGTGTACATCCTGCGGGAGGGTGA
- the srsf7a gene encoding serine and arginine rich splicing factor 7a isoform X4, with protein MSSYYSSSRSSSRATDCKVYVGDLGNGAAKGELERAFSYYGPLRTVWVARNPPGFAFVEFEDPRDAEDAVKGMDGKLLCGSRVRVEMSTGMSRKGRGRPSRRQFDPNDRCYQCGDRGHYAYDCYRFSKRGGGRRSRSRSRSRSRSRSRSRGRRYRSRSHSRSHSRSRSRRRSPSYSRRRSRSGSPARSKSRTPIRSRSRSRSRSRSAPRGRSASRSRSRSPSANHKRNSRSRSASQNRSPTPAGN; from the exons ATGTCGTCCTACTATTCGTCATCCCGTAGTTCGTCACGGGCCACTGACTGCAAAGTCTATGTGGGTGACCTGGGCAATGGTGCTGCCAAGGGGGAGTTGGAGCGGGCCTTCAGCTACTACGGTCCACTGAGGACCGTCTGGGTGGCCAGGAACCCACCGGGGTTTGCTTTTGTTGAGTTTGAGGACCCAAGAGATGCTGAGGATGCCGTGAAAGGCATGGATGGAAA GCTCCTGTGCGGCTCACGGGTACGTGTTGAGATGTCAACGGGCATGTCCAGAAAGGGCCGTGGACGCCCCAGCCGGCGCCAATTCGACCCGAACGACCGCTGCTACCAGTGTGGGGACCGCGGCCATTACGCCTATGACTGCTACCGCTTCAGCAAGCGAGGAGGAGGCCGTCGTAGCAG GTCTCGTTCCCGCTCTCGGTCACGATCCAGGTCCCGTTCTCGTGGACGTCGCTACCGATCTCGTTCTCACTCTCGCAGCCATAGCCGCAGCAG GAGCCGTCGCCGCTCTCCATCCTACTCAAGGCGCAGAAGCAG GTCTGGCTCCCCGGCCCGCTCCAAGTCCAGGACTCCGATAAGAAG TCGCTCCAGGTCTCGTTCTCGGTCCAGATCCGCACCAAGAGGGCGCTCCGCTTCCCGTTCTCGCTCTCGATCACCCTCGGCCAATCACAAGAGGAACAG tcgTTCCCGTTCAGCAAGTCAAAACCGAAGTCCAACACCGGCCGGCAACTGA
- the LOC125971879 gene encoding heterogeneous nuclear ribonucleoprotein L isoform X2: protein MSAPAGRYYSEDGRATKRQKTDGMSTGYEDPHKTLPSVVVHVRGLVDGVTESDLTEALQEFGAISYVVLMPKKRQALVEYEDMNGSSTAVTYAADNQVYIANHQAFINYSTSQKISRPGDSDDSRSVNNILLLTIMNPIYPITTEVLYTICNNCGPVHRIVIFRKNGVQAMVEFDSVQSAQRAKASLNGADIYSGCCTLKIEYAKPTRLNVFKNDQDTWDYTNPNLGGPDDMSANPNKRQRQPALLGDHPPEYSGGYHGYDESYGSSPYENRRMGPPMRGRSSRNYGPSYGPPPPPPGEYGAHADSPVVMVYGLDPVKMNADRVFNIFCLYGNVERVKFMKSKPGAAMVEMGDCYAVDRAITHLNSNFLFAQKLNVCVSKQQAIVPGQCYELEDGSSSFKDFHGSRNNRFTSPEQAAKNRIQHPSNVLHFFNAQPDVTPEIFSQICEDIGVKCPINVKMFTGKSGAPSSDRSASGLLEWESINDAMEALALMNHYQMKNATGPYPYTLKLCFSTVQHAN from the exons ATGTCAGCACCTGCGGGTCGATATTATAGTGAGGATGGTAGAGCGACCAAAAGGCAGAAAACTGACGGAATGTCAACG GGCTACGAAGATCCCCACAAGACTCTTCCGTCTGTAGTGGTGCATGTACGAGGTCTGGTTGATGGTGTTACAGAATCAGACCTAACGGAGGCTCTGCAAGAGTTTGGAGCCATCAG CTATGTAGTGCTGATGCCCAAGAAGCGTCAGGCACTGGTGGAGTACGAGGACATGAACGGCTCATCCACGGCGGTGACCTATGCCGCTGACAACCAGGTGTACATCGCCAACCACCAGGCCTTCATCAACTACTCCACCAGCCAGAAGATCTCTAGGCCTGGTGACTCTGACGACTCGAGGAGTGTCAACAACATACTGTTGCTCACCATCATGAACCCCATCTACCCCATCACAACG GAGGTACTCTACACCATTTGTAACAACTGTGGCCCGGTCCACAGAATTGTCATCTTTAGGAAGAACGGTGTGCAAGCCATGGTGGA ATTTGACTCTGTGCAAAGCGCCCAGCGAGCCAAAGCATCTCTCAACGGAGCCGACATCTACTCTGGATGCTGCACGCTGAAGATCGAATACGCCAAG CCCACCCGGTTGAATGTGTTCAAGAATGATCAGGACACTTGGGACTACACTAATCCCAATTTGGGTGGACCAG ACGACATGAGTGCCAACCCCAACAAGCGTCAGCGCCAGCCCGCCCTGCTGGGTGACCACCCGCCAGAGTATA GTGGTGGTTACCATGGATACGACGAGAGCTACGGTTCTTCGCCCTATGAGAACCGCCGCATGGGACCTCCAATGAGAGGCCGCAGCAGCAGAAACTATGGACCCAGCTATggacccccgccccctccccctggCGAGTATGGTGCCCACGCAGACTCACCGGTGGTCATGGTGTATGGACTGGACCCCGTCAAGATGAACGCCGACCGTGTTTTCAACATATTCTGTTTGTATGGCAACGTAGAGCGG GTGAAGTTTATGAAGAGTAAACCAGGCGCTGCCATGGTAGAGATGGGCGACTGCTACGCCGTGGACCGTGCCATCACGCACCTCAACAGCAACTTCTTGTTTGCGCAGAAGCTCAACGTGTG CGTTTCcaagcagcaggccatcgtgccGGGCCAGTGCTACGAGCTGGAGGACGGCTCCAGCAGCTTCAAGGACTTCCACGGCTCCAGGAACAACCGCTTCACGTCACCCGAGCAGGCGGCCAAGAACCGCATCCAGCACCCCAGCAACGTGCTGCACTTCTTCAACGCCCAGCCCGATGTTACTCCAGAGATATTCTCCCAG ATCTGTGAGGACATCGGCGTCAAGTGCCCCATCAACGTCAAAATGTTCACAGGCAAGA GCGGCGCTCCTTCGAGCGACCGCAGTGCTTCAGGCTTGCTGGAATGGGAATCCATCAATGATGCCATGGAAGCTCTCGCCTTGATGAATCACTACCAGATGAAGAACGCAA CCGGCCCGTACCCGTACACCCTCAAGCTGTGCTTTTCCACCGTTCAACACGCCAACTGA
- the LOC125971879 gene encoding heterogeneous nuclear ribonucleoprotein L isoform X1: MSAPAGRYYSEDGRATKRQKTDGMSTGYEDPHKTLPSVVVHVRGLVDGVTESDLTEALQEFGAISYVVLMPKKRQALVEYEDMNGSSTAVTYAADNQVYIANHQAFINYSTSQKISRPGDSDDSRSVNNILLLTIMNPIYPITTEVLYTICNNCGPVHRIVIFRKNGVQAMVEFDSVQSAQRAKASLNGADIYSGCCTLKIEYAKPTRLNVFKNDQDTWDYTNPNLGGPDGDVDGNGSNADDMSANPNKRQRQPALLGDHPPEYSGGYHGYDESYGSSPYENRRMGPPMRGRSSRNYGPSYGPPPPPPGEYGAHADSPVVMVYGLDPVKMNADRVFNIFCLYGNVERVKFMKSKPGAAMVEMGDCYAVDRAITHLNSNFLFAQKLNVCVSKQQAIVPGQCYELEDGSSSFKDFHGSRNNRFTSPEQAAKNRIQHPSNVLHFFNAQPDVTPEIFSQICEDIGVKCPINVKMFTGKSGAPSSDRSASGLLEWESINDAMEALALMNHYQMKNATGPYPYTLKLCFSTVQHAN, encoded by the exons ATGTCAGCACCTGCGGGTCGATATTATAGTGAGGATGGTAGAGCGACCAAAAGGCAGAAAACTGACGGAATGTCAACG GGCTACGAAGATCCCCACAAGACTCTTCCGTCTGTAGTGGTGCATGTACGAGGTCTGGTTGATGGTGTTACAGAATCAGACCTAACGGAGGCTCTGCAAGAGTTTGGAGCCATCAG CTATGTAGTGCTGATGCCCAAGAAGCGTCAGGCACTGGTGGAGTACGAGGACATGAACGGCTCATCCACGGCGGTGACCTATGCCGCTGACAACCAGGTGTACATCGCCAACCACCAGGCCTTCATCAACTACTCCACCAGCCAGAAGATCTCTAGGCCTGGTGACTCTGACGACTCGAGGAGTGTCAACAACATACTGTTGCTCACCATCATGAACCCCATCTACCCCATCACAACG GAGGTACTCTACACCATTTGTAACAACTGTGGCCCGGTCCACAGAATTGTCATCTTTAGGAAGAACGGTGTGCAAGCCATGGTGGA ATTTGACTCTGTGCAAAGCGCCCAGCGAGCCAAAGCATCTCTCAACGGAGCCGACATCTACTCTGGATGCTGCACGCTGAAGATCGAATACGCCAAG CCCACCCGGTTGAATGTGTTCAAGAATGATCAGGACACTTGGGACTACACTAATCCCAATTTGGGTGGACCAG ATGGTGACGTGGATGGCAATGGGAGCAACGCAG ACGACATGAGTGCCAACCCCAACAAGCGTCAGCGCCAGCCCGCCCTGCTGGGTGACCACCCGCCAGAGTATA GTGGTGGTTACCATGGATACGACGAGAGCTACGGTTCTTCGCCCTATGAGAACCGCCGCATGGGACCTCCAATGAGAGGCCGCAGCAGCAGAAACTATGGACCCAGCTATggacccccgccccctccccctggCGAGTATGGTGCCCACGCAGACTCACCGGTGGTCATGGTGTATGGACTGGACCCCGTCAAGATGAACGCCGACCGTGTTTTCAACATATTCTGTTTGTATGGCAACGTAGAGCGG GTGAAGTTTATGAAGAGTAAACCAGGCGCTGCCATGGTAGAGATGGGCGACTGCTACGCCGTGGACCGTGCCATCACGCACCTCAACAGCAACTTCTTGTTTGCGCAGAAGCTCAACGTGTG CGTTTCcaagcagcaggccatcgtgccGGGCCAGTGCTACGAGCTGGAGGACGGCTCCAGCAGCTTCAAGGACTTCCACGGCTCCAGGAACAACCGCTTCACGTCACCCGAGCAGGCGGCCAAGAACCGCATCCAGCACCCCAGCAACGTGCTGCACTTCTTCAACGCCCAGCCCGATGTTACTCCAGAGATATTCTCCCAG ATCTGTGAGGACATCGGCGTCAAGTGCCCCATCAACGTCAAAATGTTCACAGGCAAGA GCGGCGCTCCTTCGAGCGACCGCAGTGCTTCAGGCTTGCTGGAATGGGAATCCATCAATGATGCCATGGAAGCTCTCGCCTTGATGAATCACTACCAGATGAAGAACGCAA CCGGCCCGTACCCGTACACCCTCAAGCTGTGCTTTTCCACCGTTCAACACGCCAACTGA